From the Prunus dulcis chromosome 4, ALMONDv2, whole genome shotgun sequence genome, one window contains:
- the LOC117624883 gene encoding probable protein phosphatase 2C 39 gives MTGREILHKMKEKVLGPSDPDSGKGKSKMSHHITHGFHLVKGKSHHAMEDYVVAQFKQIDDHELGLFAIFDGHLSHEIPEYLQSNLFNNILTEPDFWTETENAVRRAYCVTDTNILEKAVDLGKGGSTAVTAILIDCQKLVVANVGDSRAIICNNGVAKQLSVDHEPSTEREEIENRGGFVSNFPGDVPRVDGQLAVARAFGDKSLKKHLSSEPHVMVALIDEKTEFIVLASDGLWKVMSNQEVADSIKDIKDARAAAKHLTEEAVNRKSSDDISCVVVRFQ, from the exons ATGACCGGCAGAGAAATTCTCCATAAGATGAAG GAAAAAGTTTTAGGTCCATCAGACCCTGACTCTGGAAAAGGAAAGAGCAAAATGTCACACCATATAACACATGGCTTCCACTTGGTAAAGGGAAAATCCCATCATGCTATGGAAGACTATGTTGTTGCACAGTTTAAGCAAATCGATGACCATGAACTAGGACTATTTGCAATTTTTGATGGCCATTTGAGCCATGAAATTCCTGAGTACTTGCAGTCCAATCTCTTTAACAATATCTTAACAGAG CCTGATTTCTGGACAGAAACGGAGAATGCAGTCAGGAGAGCATATTGTGTAACAGATACTAACATTCTGGAGAAGGCAGTTGATTTGGGCAAAGGGGGTTCAACTGCAGTTACGGCCATATTAATTGACTGCCAGAAGCTGGTGGTAGCCAATGTTGGGGATTCTCGAGCTATTATTTGTAACAATGGTGTAGCAAAACAACTATCTGTTGATCATGAGCCTAGCacagaaagagaagaaattgagAACAGAGGTGGTTTCGTGTCAAACTTTCCAG GGGATGTTCCACGGGTTGATGGGCAGTTGGCGGTAGCAAGAGCGTTTGGTGACAAGAGCTTGAAGAAACATCTCAGTTCTGAACCTCATGTAATGGTGGCTTTAATAGACGAGAAGACAGAGTTCATTGTCTTGGCAAGTGATGGACTATGGAAG GTGATGTCAAACCAAGAAGTTGCGGATTCTATCAAAGATATAAAGGATGCCCGGGCAGCAGCGAAGCACCTTACGGAAGAGGCAGTGAATAGGAAGAGCTCTGATGATATTTCTTGTGTAGTTGTAAGATTTCAGTGA
- the LOC117624874 gene encoding squamosa promoter-binding-like protein 3, with translation MEAKSFEGRQSWKEKVNKDVVDEVEDDSEEEESGGGLMLRFEENEKQKKAGRRGSGGGGGVSPPCCQAERCGADFVEAKRYYRRHKVCEFHSKAPVVMVSGLRQRFCQQCSRFHELTEFDEAKRSCRRRLAGHNERRRKSSGEPYGEGSSRRGVASKQFQIR, from the exons ATGGAGGCTAAGAGCTTTGAAGGAAGGCAAAGTTGGAAAGAGAAGGTGAACAAGGATGTTGTTGATGAAGTGGAGGATGACTCGGAGGAAGAGGAGTCTGGTGGTGGTTTGATGCTGAGATTTGAAGAGAATGAGAAGCAGAAGAAAGCTGGAAGAAGAGGAtctggtggtggaggtggagtGTCTCCACCATGTTGTCAAGCAGAGAGGTGTGGTGCTGATTTTGTTGAAGCCAAGAGGTACTACCGGCGCCATAAGGTCTGTGAGTTTCATTCAAAGGCGCCCGTTGTCATGGTTTCCGGCCTTCGACAGCGTTTCTGTCAGCAATGCAGCAG GTTCCATGAGCTAACCGAGTTCGACGAAGCAAAGAGGAGCTGTCGCCGGCGTTTGGCCGGCCACAATGAGCGGCGCCGCAAGAGCTCGGGTGAACCTTATGGAGAAGGCTCAAGCCGAAGAGGGGTTGCTTCCAAGCAATTCCAGATCAGATAA